In one Halichondria panicea chromosome 4, odHalPani1.1, whole genome shotgun sequence genomic region, the following are encoded:
- the LOC135335231 gene encoding uncharacterized protein LOC135335231: MATKSKTRGGTQGNSDEQLPKEKTFSCLVCLEVIIDKSTRTRGQEAVFCDGDTCKGWIHRTCAGLTKAHYDSISSAPATEPFYCTQCSYNHFSKHISDLHSEIKSLKVKLAAVDVKSNTAPSYSQALQSGTDSHEPQSAHQPQYSNLSKGSYDRNFNIVVYGIKESSVGTSRQQRLANDIKEVLEVITITDDTITTQSIRDCLRLGKYTASRNRPILVKLSRTYEVQTILSNRKKLHSKPSISIKPQLSPEEISIEKILLKKRWELIQNGQNRSGIRIRGNSLFVHNAKHGFVQNSTYVLEDISSTDEVDVVPPLNTAESPPTNTHNSPPISSD, translated from the coding sequence atggcGACCAAGTCCAAGACACGTGGAGGGACTCAAGGAAATTCCGACGAACAACTGCCTAAAGAGAAGACGTTTTCATGTCTAGTATGTCTTGAAGTTATCATTGATAAGTCAACCAGGACTAGGGGTCAAGAAGCTGTCTTTTGTGATGGTGATACATGTAAAGGTTGGATCCATAGGACCTGCGCAGGCCTGACTAAAGCTCATTATGACTCAATTTCATCTGCTCCTGCTACGGAACCTTTCTATTGTACCCAATGTTCTTATAACCACTTTTCAAAACATATCTCTGATTTACATTCAGAAATCAAATCTCTGAAAGTAAAACTTGCTGCTGTTGACGTGAAATCAAATACTGCTCCGTCATATTCTCAGGCGCTACAGTCAGGTACTGACTCACATGAGCCACAATCTGCTCATCAGCCTCAATACTCCAACCTATCAAAAGGTTCTTACGACAGAAATTTCAACATTGTTGTATATGGCATTAAAGAATCTTCAGTTGGTACTTCTAGGCAACAGAGACTTGCTAATGACATCAAAGAAGTACTTGAAGTAATCACTATTACGGATGATACAATCACAACCCAGTCAATACGTGATTGTTTGAGGCTTGGGAAGTACACAGCCTCAAGGAATCGCCCAATTCTTGTAAAACTCTCACGCACCTATGAAGTGCAAACAATCTTGTCGAATAGGAAGAAGTTACATTCCAAGCCTTCAATATCTATCAAGCCACAATTGAGCCCTGAAGAAATTTCTATCGAAAAAATTCTTCTCAAGAAAAGATGGGAGTTGATTCAAAATGGTCAAAACAGGTCAGGCATTAGAATAAGAGGTAACAGCCTATTTGTGCATAATGCAAAGCATGGTTTTGTTCAAAATTCTACTTATGTACTTGAAGACATCTCATCTACTGATGAGGTTGATGTAGTGCCCCCTTTAAACACTGCTGAATCACCTCCTACAAATACGCATAACTCTCCCCCAATCTCCTCTGATTGA